The genomic window TATCCTCATTAACACCTTCATGCTGGCCTCGGACTACGGCCTGGTGCAGTTTGTGCAGAAGGTCACGGAGATGTGCCGGGGCAAAGCCTACTTCACCACGCCGTACACGCTCGGGCAATACCTGCTGATGGACTACATGTCGCGCAAGACGAGAACCATCCACTGACCCAAGCAGTCAGCGGTTATCCTACCTGAGGTTTCTTCGGGGCGGTGTCCTCGGCCACGAAGTTGACGGTCTTGTGGGTGCCGTCGCAGAACGGCTTGTTGGAGGAGTGCCCGCAGCGGCAGAGCGAGAAAGCGGGCTTGCCGGTCAGGTCCCATTCGTTGCCGTCCAGATCCACCAGCTTAACCTCACCCTCGACCCGATAAGGGCCGTTCTTCTTGACTACGATCTTGACGTCGGACACGAGCGCCTCCGCAAATCGAGCGAACAAGATAACACAGGAAGATTTCCCGGGGAGGGCGATGGGCGGCTAGCTGCCCGCGGCTTGCAGCCGG from Terriglobales bacterium includes these protein-coding regions:
- a CDS encoding CDGSH iron-sulfur domain-containing protein, giving the protein MSDVKIVVKKNGPYRVEGEVKLVDLDGNEWDLTGKPAFSLCRCGHSSNKPFCDGTHKTVNFVAEDTAPKKPQVG